The nucleotide window TGTCCAGGTCGATCCACCCGCCTTGGATGCTGAGGACCGCGGCCTCCCGCCCGTCCGAGCGGAGCACGTCCTGGTGCACCCGCCAGTGCGAGCCGTCCGGCGAGAGACCTGCGCAGCGGACGGTCACGGCCAGGGCGTCGCCGAAGAGGACCTCGCGCCGGTAACGGATCTCCTCGCGCATCATCACCGGGCCGAAGCGGAGCGCCTCCAGCCGCGCCTGGTCGAACCCATGGGCGGCCAGCAGGCGGAAGCGCGTGTGGGTGGCGTATTCGCTGAAGGCGGTGT belongs to Longimicrobiaceae bacterium and includes:
- a CDS encoding thioesterase family protein, producing MEEEMREGQSFECRFEVRWADLDGNRHVRNTAFSEYATHTRFRLLAAHGFDQARLEALRFGPVMMREEIRYRREVLFGDALAVTVRCAGLSPDGSHWRVHQDVLRSDGREAAVLSIQGGWIDLDSRKPTAPPAELAAVLQGLPRTRDYADLPSLVRRRG